The DNA sequence GGTGGTGCCGGACTGATTGGGCAGATCCTGTCGGGCCAGTCCGAAACAGAACGCGGCGAAAAACCTCTCCAACCGTGAAGCCGTTGCCAGCTTTCGTCGCCAATGCCAGTGGCGTGGTTTCAGGAAGCGGTACCCGACAGATTATTGTTTTTTTGTTGCAGCCGTTGCTGGATGCTGCGCTGGATACCGGCTGCATCAAGCCCGGCCGCCGCCAATTGCTGCTGATGGCTGCCATGTTCCAGAAATATATCCGGCAGACCCAGGTGCATTACTCCTACCAAAAGGCCCATACAGGCCAGATGTTCGCTGACGGCGGCTCCCGCGCCACCTTGGGTAGTATTTTCTTCGAGAGTGACCAGCAGTGTATGTTGTGTGGCTAGCCGGGTTATCAGATCTTTGTCCAGGGGTTTGACAAAGCGCATGTCCACTACGGTGGCATCCAGTTGTTCGGCGGCGTCCATGGCTGCAGGTAGCAGGGTGCCAAAGTTCAGTATGGCCACCTGATGGCCTTTTCGACGGATCAGCCCTTTGCCTATTGGCAGTGCGGTCATCGCCTGCTCAATCGCCGCGCCGGGCCCTGTTCCTCTGGGGTAACGGACCGCAGCCGGGCCGTTGTGAATATAGCCGGTATAGAGCAACTGACGGGTTTCATTTTCATCAGAGGGGGTCATCACCAGCATGTTCGGGATGCAGCGCAGATAGGTGAGATCAAAACTGCCGGCATGGGTTGGTCCGTCTTCTCCCACAAGCCCGGCGCGATCAATACCAAAAAGTACATCCAGACCCTGCAGGGCTACATCGTGAATCAGCTGATCATAGGCGCGCTGCAGAAAAGTGGAGTAGATAGCCACGACGGGCTTGATTCCCTCACAGGCCATCCCGGCGGCCAATGTGACGGCGTGCTGTTCCGCGATAGCTACATCGTGGAAGCGATTGGCAAAGCGATTGGCAAATTCGACCATCCCAGAGCCTTCGCACATGGCCGGTGTAATCCCTACCAGGCGTGAATCTTTTTCCGCCATATCACACAGCCAGTTACCGAATACCTGCTGGTATTTGAGTTTTGGCGGATTGACCTTGGCAACGGGTTTTGCGACTGCTATCTGGGGCTTGGTTTTCGGCTCAATCTTGTTCAGTGCATGATAGCCCACCGGGTCTGCTTCGGCGGGGCCAAATCCCTTGCCCTTGCGGGTAATGGTATGCAACAGGATAGGGCCATTCAGGCAGCGCAGATTGTGTAGTGTTTGCACCAGCAGGGGCAGATTATGGCCGTCGATAGGGCCGATGTAATTGAAGCCCAGTTCCTCAAAGACAATACCGGGTGCCACCATGGCTTTTAGATGTTCTTCTGTTTTGCGAACAAAGGTGGCCGCTGAGGGTATTGAGCGGAGCACCTTTTTGCCACCTTCGCGGATGGAGTTATAGAACCGGCTTGACCAGATTTTCGAAAAATAGGTAGCAAGCCCCCCCACATTGTGGGAGATGGACATATTGTTGTCGTTCAGCAACACCAGTAGGTCGGCATCGGTGTGGGCGGCATGATTGAGTGCCTCGAAAGCCATGCCTGCGGTCATGGCTCCGTCCCCGATTACTGCCACCGCCTTGCGTTTCTCACCATTGAGGGCAGAACCCAGCGCCATCCCCAGGGCGGCGCTGATGGATGTGCTGGAATGACCGCCACCGAAGGTGTCATATTCACTCTCCGACCGTTTTGGGAATGCCGAGAGGCCTTCCATCTGCCGGATATGGAGCATCAGGTCGCGTCGGCTGGTCAGTATTTTATGGGGGTAGGCTTGGTGGCCAACATCCCATACCAGACGGTCATGGGGCGTGTTGTATACATAATGCAGGGCAATGGTCAGCTCGACGGTTCCCAGGCCAGCACCGAAATGGCCGCCGCTTTTCCCAACACTGTAAAGCAGGTAGGCGCGCAATTCATTTGCGAGCTCCGGCAGCTGCTCCGGTTCCAGTTCGCGGAGATGAAAGGGCTGATCGATGGTGTCCAGCAGCGGGGTTTCCGGACGAACCAGTGGTATGTCATCAAAGGTCTTTGGCATGCAAGATCAATTCTGGGTAAAGGGTGCAATCTTACACCAAAAAGTCGTGTGAAACGTCCCCACCTTACCGAGGTCAATAGCCCTGTACGTTAGTATTCCCTTTTGACGATATAGTTTGCTATGGCGCGAAGCTGGTCTGCGCGCTCATCGAAACTGGCCAGTGCGGATAGTGACTTGCCGTGAAGCTCGGCGGCTTTTTGTCGGGCGCCATCAATGCCCAGTAGAGATAGATACGTGGGTTTGTTGCGGGCCTGGTCTGATCCCTGTTGTTTTCCAAGCACAGCGGTATCGGTTGTGACATCGAGAATATCATCCTGTACCTGAAACGCGAGACCGATTGCTTCGCCATAATCTTTCAGCGCACCGAGCTGCCCTTCCGAGGCACCGGCTGTCATCCCCCCCATCATGACACTGGCGGAAATCATGGCGCCTGTCTTGTGGCGGTGCATATGTTCCAGTTGCGGGAGTGTGAGCGTTTGGTTGACGGCAGCCATATCGATGGCCTGACCGTAAACCATGCCATCGATGCCAGCTGCTTTGGTCAGCATCGCGAGTAAGCGCAGCGTTGTCTGTGGGGGCAACTGCTGTGCCTCGAGGAGCTGTTCAAATGCGAGTGCTTGCAGGCCGTCGCCAGCCAGAATCGCTGTGGCCTCGTCGAAGGCAATATGGCAGGTGGGCTTGCCACGACGCAAATCATCGTTGTCCATGGCGGGAAGATCATCGTGAATCAGGGAATAGGCGTGAATCATTTCCAGTGCCGCCGCTACCCGGTCGGTGGAAGGATTGATTTCACCCACTGCATTGGCCGCAGCGTAGGCCAGTAGAGGACGAATGCGTTTGCCACCGTTGAACAGACTGTAGCGAATTGCCTCGAAAAGGGTGGTTTCTCCCTGGCCGGCAATGGGGAGTATGGCATTGAGATGTTGATCAATTCGCTGCTGCGACTGCTGCTGAAAGTCTGCAAAAGAAAGGGTGTCCATCAGCCGCTCTCAGGATCAAAGACCTTGGGTTCAGAGGATCCGCTAGTCAGCATATCGACTTTAAGCTGGGCATCCTTGAGTGCCTGCTGGCATTCGCGGGTTATTTTAATGCCTGCTTCAAAGGCTTTGAGTGAGTCCTCCAGACTTAGAGTCCCCTTTTCCATGTCGTTGACCAGTTCTTCAAGCTGGTGCAGTTTTTCCTCAAAATCCAATGGTTTTTTGCGGCTGGCCACGTTTTACGCTCCAAAAATCAAGCTGCAACACTAACCGAGCCAGGTGAAGTGGTCAATTCTGTGAGCTCACATCTGTAATCTTTTTCCTACAAAAAAAACAGAAAAATACCAATGGTGGCGGCATTGGAAAGAGTAGATAGTAATGTGGCATGGACGCTGTGACACATGGATGTGTAACGCAATGACCAAGGAAAAACATGGATGTTAGGTTATTCTGTGGTTTCCAGATGGAAGCCACAATTTCCTGTACTGCCCCTAAAGCCCTGATATCTCCTGTATCAGGGCTTTATTTTTTATCTGTTGACAGTGTTTTCTCCGGGTTTATTATTGCTGAAGTTGTACCTCGCAGGAGCAATAGGCCTTCAGTTGCAGCAATGAGCCCAAAGCAGTGTGCCGCCCCAAAAAAATACCCGTGATGCTGCGGTGGGTATGCTTTATGCCTTTTTGCCCTGATTCTCAGGCCCCGTTCGTTCTTGACGGGGCTTTTTGCATTCTGGAAAGACGGTCTGCAGCTACTTCTGGAATTGAGCAGTGGTGGTCGGCGTGATACAACCGAGGATTTTACGACTCAATCAGGCAGGCCAGCCTATCGAATGGCTGGATTGGCAGGAAGCCGTGTGCCTGTTTGCCAGGGAGCTTGTTGTCTGGACGTTGGGTGATGTGGTCAAAAAAGTTCATGGAGGTTATAGCCGCCATACCGGAGAACAGACCCGTATGGTATTGCCCAGTATCATTGCCTGTACCGGTGAGCAGTTGGCGCGTCCACAGACACGGCACCCGCTGAGCAATCCTGCACTGTTTGCCCGCGATGGTTATTTGTGCATGTACTGTGCCCGTCCCTTTGAGAGCAATGCGCTCACACGTGATCACATCGTGCCCACTTCCAGGGGTGGGGAGGATCGTTGGGAGAACGTGGTTGCCGCCTGTCGCCGTTGTAACCAGCACAAAGCTGATCGTCTGCTCGATGAATTAAATATGCAGCTGGTCGCTCTGCCGTTCAGGCCCAACAACGCAGAATATCTGGCACTGATTAACTCCAGGCGGATATTGGGGGATCAGATGGAATTTTTGCGGAGCCAGTTTTCCAGAAATTCGAGGCTGTTGTAGTCTATTTGTTCGACACTTCCCGGCGATCCTACAGTTTAACAGGCGTCACATTTTGCCAATTCCATGCTAGCCTCTTGCCCCGAAAGCCATTAACCCATTGTTGAGGATCATTGAATGGAGCTCGGAATTGCCGGAAAAACGGCGTTGGTTTGTGCCGCCAGTAAAGGGCTGGGTAAAGGGTGTGCGATGGCCTTGGCAGCGGAGGGCGCCAAGCTGGTAATCATG is a window from the Porticoccus hydrocarbonoclasticus MCTG13d genome containing:
- the dxs gene encoding 1-deoxy-D-xylulose-5-phosphate synthase, yielding MPKTFDDIPLVRPETPLLDTIDQPFHLRELEPEQLPELANELRAYLLYSVGKSGGHFGAGLGTVELTIALHYVYNTPHDRLVWDVGHQAYPHKILTSRRDLMLHIRQMEGLSAFPKRSESEYDTFGGGHSSTSISAALGMALGSALNGEKRKAVAVIGDGAMTAGMAFEALNHAAHTDADLLVLLNDNNMSISHNVGGLATYFSKIWSSRFYNSIREGGKKVLRSIPSAATFVRKTEEHLKAMVAPGIVFEELGFNYIGPIDGHNLPLLVQTLHNLRCLNGPILLHTITRKGKGFGPAEADPVGYHALNKIEPKTKPQIAVAKPVAKVNPPKLKYQQVFGNWLCDMAEKDSRLVGITPAMCEGSGMVEFANRFANRFHDVAIAEQHAVTLAAGMACEGIKPVVAIYSTFLQRAYDQLIHDVALQGLDVLFGIDRAGLVGEDGPTHAGSFDLTYLRCIPNMLVMTPSDENETRQLLYTGYIHNGPAAVRYPRGTGPGAAIEQAMTALPIGKGLIRRKGHQVAILNFGTLLPAAMDAAEQLDATVVDMRFVKPLDKDLITRLATQHTLLVTLEENTTQGGAGAAVSEHLACMGLLVGVMHLGLPDIFLEHGSHQQQLAAAGLDAAGIQRSIQQRLQQKNNNLSGTAS
- a CDS encoding polyprenyl synthetase family protein; the encoded protein is MDTLSFADFQQQSQQRIDQHLNAILPIAGQGETTLFEAIRYSLFNGGKRIRPLLAYAAANAVGEINPSTDRVAAALEMIHAYSLIHDDLPAMDNDDLRRGKPTCHIAFDEATAILAGDGLQALAFEQLLEAQQLPPQTTLRLLAMLTKAAGIDGMVYGQAIDMAAVNQTLTLPQLEHMHRHKTGAMISASVMMGGMTAGASEGQLGALKDYGEAIGLAFQVQDDILDVTTDTAVLGKQQGSDQARNKPTYLSLLGIDGARQKAAELHGKSLSALASFDERADQLRAIANYIVKREY
- a CDS encoding exodeoxyribonuclease VII small subunit; the encoded protein is MASRKKPLDFEEKLHQLEELVNDMEKGTLSLEDSLKAFEAGIKITRECQQALKDAQLKVDMLTSGSSEPKVFDPESG
- a CDS encoding HNH endonuclease, which codes for MQPRILRLNQAGQPIEWLDWQEAVCLFARELVVWTLGDVVKKVHGGYSRHTGEQTRMVLPSIIACTGEQLARPQTRHPLSNPALFARDGYLCMYCARPFESNALTRDHIVPTSRGGEDRWENVVAACRRCNQHKADRLLDELNMQLVALPFRPNNAEYLALINSRRILGDQMEFLRSQFSRNSRLL